From Rhinolophus sinicus isolate RSC01 linkage group LG15, ASM3656204v1, whole genome shotgun sequence, the proteins below share one genomic window:
- the TUBD1 gene encoding tubulin delta chain isoform X1 produces the protein MSIVTVQLGQCGNQIGFEVFDALFSDSHCPQGLCSKRENEAYQASCKERFFSEEENGVPIARAVLVDMEPKVINQTLLKAAQSGRWKYGQHSGFCQKQGSGNNWAYGYSVHGPRHEESIMNLIQKEAEKCDSLSGFFIIMSMAGGTGSGLGAFVTQNLQDQYSSSLKMNQIIWPYGTGEVIVQNYNSILTLSHLYRSSDALLVHENDAVHKICAKLMNIKHISFSDINQVLAHQLGSVFQPTYSAEGSFHYRRNPLGDLMENLVPHPEFKMLGIRNIPQMSENSLAYSTFTWAGLLKHLRQMLISNAKMEEGIDWQVRPPLSGLPNLGKTSLNKELHFNTSIANLLILRGKDVHSADLGGFKDPALYTSWLAPDNAFNVWKTQRAFSKYEKSAALVSNSQFLVKPLDVIVGKAWNMFASKAYIHQYTKFGIEEEDFLDSFTLLEQVVASYCNL, from the exons ATGTCAATAGTAACAGTGCAACTTGGTCAGTGTGGCAATCAGATTGGTTTTGAAGTGTTTGATGCTTTATTTAGTGACTCACACTGTCCCCAGGGACTCTGCTCTAAAAGAGAGAATGAAGCATATCAAGCGTCTTGCAAAGAAAGATTCTTCAGTGAGGAGGAAAATGGAG TTCCAATTGCTCGAGCTGTACTTGTTGACATGGAACCTAAAGTTATCAATCAAACATTACTAAAGGCTGCCCAGTCTGGCCGATGGAAATATGGCCAGCATTCAGGCTTCTGTCAAAAACAAGGTTCTGGAAACAACTGGGCATATGG TTACTCTGTTCATGGACCCAGGCATGAAGAATCTATAATGAACCTAATCCAGAAGGAAGCGGAGAAATGTGACTCTTTGAGTGGTTTTTTCATCATAATGAGTATGGCTGGGGGTACAGGATCAGGACTAGGAGCCTTTGTTACACAGAATTTACAGGATCAGTACTCCAGCTCTTTGAAAATGAATCAGATTATATGGCCTTATGGAACTGGTGAG GTTATTGTTCAGAACTACAACTCCATTTTGACTCTTTCTCACTTGTACCGATCTTCAGACGCCCTCCTTGTTCATGAGAATGATGCTGTTCATAAGATCTGTGCAAAACTGATGAATATCAAGCACATCTCCTTTAGTGATATAAATCAAGTCCTCGCCCATCAGCTGGGAAGTGTGTTCCAGCCTACTTATTCTGCGGAAGGCTCATTTCACTACAGAAGAAACCCATtag gaGACTTAATGGAGAATTTAGTTCCCCATCCTGAATTCAAGATGCTGGGTATTCGTAACATTCCTCAGATGTCTGAGAACTCACTGGCATATAGCACGTTTACTTGGGCTGGCCTCCTCAAGCATTTGAGACAGATGCTTATTTCTAATGCAAAAATGGAAGAAG GTATTGATTGGCAGGTACGGCCTCCTTTATCAGGACTTCCTAATCTTGGTAAAACGTCTCTCAACAAGGAGCTTCATTTTAACACTTCCATTGCTAACTTACTCATTCTTCGTGGGAAAGATGTGCACAGTGCAGATCTGG GGGGATTTAAAGATCCAGCTCTCTATACTTCCTGGTTAGCGCCTGATAATGCTTTCAATGTGTGGAAAACCCAGCGAGCCTTTAGCAAATACGAGAAGTCTGCAGCGTTGGTCAGCAATAGCCAGTTCTTAGTAAAACCACTTGATGTGATTGTGGGCAAAGCATGGAATATGTTTGCTTCAAA AGCCTACATTCATCAGTATACAAAATTTGGAATTGAAGAAGAGGACTTTTTGGACAGTTTCACATTATTAGAACAGGTTGTTGCCAGTTACTGCAATCTCTGA
- the TUBD1 gene encoding tubulin delta chain isoform X2 — translation MNIKHISFSDINQVLAHQLGSVFQPTYSAEGSFHYRRNPLGDLMENLVPHPEFKMLGIRNIPQMSENSLAYSTFTWAGLLKHLRQMLISNAKMEEGIDWQVRPPLSGLPNLGKTSLNKELHFNTSIANLLILRGKDVHSADLGGFKDPALYTSWLAPDNAFNVWKTQRAFSKYEKSAALVSNSQFLVKPLDVIVGKAWNMFASKAYIHQYTKFGIEEEDFLDSFTLLEQVVASYCNL, via the exons ATGAATATCAAGCACATCTCCTTTAGTGATATAAATCAAGTCCTCGCCCATCAGCTGGGAAGTGTGTTCCAGCCTACTTATTCTGCGGAAGGCTCATTTCACTACAGAAGAAACCCATtag gaGACTTAATGGAGAATTTAGTTCCCCATCCTGAATTCAAGATGCTGGGTATTCGTAACATTCCTCAGATGTCTGAGAACTCACTGGCATATAGCACGTTTACTTGGGCTGGCCTCCTCAAGCATTTGAGACAGATGCTTATTTCTAATGCAAAAATGGAAGAAG GTATTGATTGGCAGGTACGGCCTCCTTTATCAGGACTTCCTAATCTTGGTAAAACGTCTCTCAACAAGGAGCTTCATTTTAACACTTCCATTGCTAACTTACTCATTCTTCGTGGGAAAGATGTGCACAGTGCAGATCTGG GGGGATTTAAAGATCCAGCTCTCTATACTTCCTGGTTAGCGCCTGATAATGCTTTCAATGTGTGGAAAACCCAGCGAGCCTTTAGCAAATACGAGAAGTCTGCAGCGTTGGTCAGCAATAGCCAGTTCTTAGTAAAACCACTTGATGTGATTGTGGGCAAAGCATGGAATATGTTTGCTTCAAA AGCCTACATTCATCAGTATACAAAATTTGGAATTGAAGAAGAGGACTTTTTGGACAGTTTCACATTATTAGAACAGGTTGTTGCCAGTTACTGCAATCTCTGA